The Lepidochelys kempii isolate rLepKem1 chromosome 5, rLepKem1.hap2, whole genome shotgun sequence genome window below encodes:
- the RPS6 gene encoding small ribosomal subunit protein eS6, protein MKLNISFPATGCQKLIEVDDERKLRTFYEKRMATEVAADSLGEEWKGYVVRISGGNDKQGFPMKQGVLTHGRVRLLLSKGHSCYRPRRTGERKRKSVRGCIVDANLSVLNLVIVKKGEKDIPGLTDTTVPRRLGPKRASRIRKLFNLSKEDDVRQYVVRKPLNKEGKKPRTKAPKIQRLVTPRVLQHKRRRIALKKQRTQKNKEEAAEYAKLLAKRMKEAKEKRQEQIAKRRRLSSLRASTSKSESSQK, encoded by the exons CTCAACATCTCTTTCCCAGCCACTGGCTGCCAGAAGCTCATTGAGGTGGATGATGAGCGCAAATTGCGTACCTTCTATGAGAAGCGGATGGCCACAGAAGTTGCTGCTGATTCTCTTGGTGAAGAATGGAAG GGATATGTTGTCCGCATCAGTGGTGGCAATGATAAACAAGGCTTCCCCATGAAACAAGGTGTTCTGACCCATGGACGTGTCCGCCTGCTACTCAGTAAGGGCCACTCCTGCTATCGCCCTAGAAGAACTGGAGAAAGAAAACGCAAATCTGTCCGGGGTTGCATTGTTGATGCCAACTTAAGCGTCCTGAATTTGGTCATCGTAAAGAAAG GTGAGAAGGATATTCCTGGACTGACAGATACCACTGTGCCTCGTCGACTTGGTCCCAAGAGGGCTAGCAGAATCCGCAAGCTGTTTAACCTCTCCAAAGAAGATGATGTGCGTCAGTATGTGGTGAGGAAACCCCTGAACAAGGAAG GCAAGAAACCCAGGACCAAGGCTCCTAAGATCCAGCGATTGGTGACTCCCCGAGTTCTGCAACATAAGCGCAGACGTATTGCTCTAAAGAAGCAACGAACTCAGAAGAACAAGGAGGAAGCAGCAGAATATGCTAAGCTTTTGGCCAAGAGAATGAAG gaggcCAAGGAAAAACGCCAGGAGCAGATAGCCAAGAGAAGACGACTGTCTTCATTGAGGGCCTCTACATCTAAATCTGAGTCAAGCCAAAAGTAA